In the genome of Juglans microcarpa x Juglans regia isolate MS1-56 chromosome 6S, Jm3101_v1.0, whole genome shotgun sequence, the window GTGGTAGATCTATGTACTGTAGTGAGCGTCCATTCCCACTAGAGGCAACACCATCTAACTTTACCTATGAgattgcttttgtttttgtgtcaGATATAAACAAATTCTCATGAAGACTTGATGCAGTATCTTATAGCATTGGTTaccatattcaaaatttgatgaaaagtacaaatttttcataaatttaaaatctctcTAACCgtagtttaataataatattttaaatttttttttcatattttacaattacactaagtactatatattaattaataataatatttcttccttcacatattttaaaactgaacACAAAAATGAAAGTGAAGAGGCATTCGGGAGAAGTGAAAactgtgaaaaatgaaaattaaaaagcaagACAGTTGGGATcatgatttttacaatataaaattacttttgaaaataaacaatacatcttcaaatttgaagatatacttaaaattactataGTACTTCATAGTTcaagtttttactttttgaagaagTCAATGTAgatcattttatctatatttctttaaattttgaagaagtCAATGCCAGTGCtcataaattgtaaaatttttattattgtaaaataaatataatgtcatGCCATGTAAATTTCTAAAGTtacttttatcaaattatttttagacCTAACACTTCTCTCGTACATATaatatgaatgcattttttcttGACATGAGGCAAGAATCGAGAATCCAGGAGCAATTACTGGGTCCGTGAGCAGAATAAGCTTGGCCTATACTCAAAACTAATTTTGCTTCATCTACAAGATCAGTGGTGATGATCACCTCAATCAAggaattcattttaattaattcaaagcAGTCTTAACGTGTGTTTTCAGTCTGTGTTTTGTGTTTTAACACATTGTCTAGTCCTCTTTCTCTTGGATGGGGACCCAATCAATCCTCAAAAGAAGCTTTGAACAAATCATATTGGCTGTAAACGTAAAAGAGTGCAAtgacaatcattttaaaaacgTGCTATTAAGTATTAGCTAGCCCTCTTCCTTAATGGTCTCCAATATGAACCTTTGAATTAAATTCTACTTAACACTAGGCTGAACACGGCTAACAAAAGAATCTAACTGGTTtgcaaagcaaaaaagaaaaagacaaaaaaaaaaagaaaaaaaaaagagtcaaaacACTAACaagttaattataaataattaaaaaatatagagctaaaatatttctcacattTCTAATGgagtttagtttttttaatatatttttaaaaaaatttgccaGTTGTTTTTGTTATTAACAAAAGATGTTATAGATTTTTCAACTCTAAATAGAAAtgtaaagaatatttttgaaaaattaagacgagagttaaataataattttttattttatttatcggaaaaatatttataagtattaaataataaacacaaaTGGGTACAGAAAAGGGTAATAAGTAAAATGATcataatgatagatttattaCATTTCTTCCACCCTTTTACTActctatttgaaatttttatttttttattatttattttatacatttttttaacatctttaatcattaaaaaaattttaaaaaattatataaattcattaatagttactttcttaactattaaataaaaataaaataataaaatagtagtaaaaaattaacAGGAAGgtagtaaatttattattatcaaaAGTAAAAACTCAAGGGCTATTGTTGTGGATGGTTAGGCTTAAAATTAAGTACtatttagatgagatgagatgagataattttagattattaaagttaaaagttaaataaaagattatttttttattattgttattgttttaaaatttaaaaaaattaaattatttattatattttatataaaattttaaaaaaaattataattataagatggTAACGTAAAATTTCATTGTTACGGGGCCCGGTAATTACAcgaaaataagtaaaaatgttGAGCCACGAATTTAGACGATGGAAAATTAGTAGACAATTCCCAATTCCCAAGCAAACCCTAACCCCACTCCCCCAGATTTTCTCCACCAGAAATTTTAACTATTTCCCTCTCCAGACGCTATTTCCATATCCCTGGCCTCTCGAGGTCGAATTCCCATTCTCCTTGATAcataatttctctctctctctctctctctctctctctctctctcgttctctctTTGATGCGAGTATTCGGAACTTCTGGGAATCAGCTTGTGACCGACCGGGATTGGCACTCATGTTGAGCTCCGCTTGCTCTAACTGTCTGACTCACCGCCCCTTCCTTCTTCCCTCTATCACTCGGATTAGGGTTTCGAACCGACCAGGCACTTTTTCTCAAAGTACCCCGAATTTCCGGAGCTTTCGATCTCATTCGGACCTCTTAAAGACCGTAAGCAAttatcaaatttatattttctcgtTTTCAACTTCTAtccatatgtgtgtgtgtgtgtgtgtgtgtgtgtgtgtgtaatctGTTTAATTTAGTGAACTGAACGTGTGATTAGGGTTTAACTCTTTGTTGGGTTGCTGGAAATattagcaaagaaaaaaaaaataaatatttcagggTTTTTTATCGACTATCGGGAATCCGAGTGGGAGGCTTAGttgaattttgttttacttACTGACTGCATATAATTGGAATTAAATTCCTTTGgagataatatatattgaatcctacttatcaaaataaatcaattgAATAGTTCAGggcttattttaatttttttagtttttttggtatttttagtGGTGATAGTTGTGGGTTGCtaaggattttctttttacatattattgtgcagaaattgaaaatatcatgcTTTAGGCATGAGGATTTTGCCTCAGAAACCCCAAAGACCGAATTTCTTGAACATTATCTGCCTGAGGAAACGGTGAAGACTGAAAATGACAAGTCATATGCCAGTAAAAGAGATTGGGCATCGAACCTTCGAGAGGTAACACTTCTCATCATGATTCCTATGGGTATTTGATGCTAATTATATTTCAGGTGCTATACATGccattctttgttttttagcCTATAAATGTGCTTTGGATTGTTTACCATTTGGTAGATGTGCAAAGAATATGGAATGGCGAATTGGATTGAGAGGCTTTTAGTATAAAAGAAATCTAAGCATTGTGTGGTATATATTTGTGAAGTTGTTACTTAGTATCTAAGAGATCTAACAATCGAAGTTATGATTTAGCGGTGAGGCAGTTAGCTCAACTCTTAAGTTGTGGCATTGTCCCTGCAGTCTGTAAGTTTTTTATAGGTCCCCGCTATCTGTTATTTAATGGTTTGTTTGACAGAGGCTCTGTATTGTTGCCTAGAGAGTGACGGAAAAggttttcctttccattttatCATGATTTCCACTGTAAGCCCAAGATGCTGCTTAAACcacctctctttttttttgctGCAACTTTCCAAGCACTTCAATAGATCTGTGATTATCCGTATGTGTATAGAAAACTAGGAACACAATTTTACTTTCGACTAGGATACAGTTTTTATTGTACTTCAATTAGAAGTTCTTACTAATCATGAAGTAAGTTTTAGATATATGACATATTTGTTAGCATGCACCAAGCTGTTCACTAATTGGCTCGATTGACTTTGCAGGCTGCAAATGCAATGTTCAGGGTGATTGGGAGCAGATGGACTGTACCCTGGACAGCAGAGACCATATTGAAGGTTATGCTTCTTTGGATTGCTGCATTTTGGTTTATAGGCTCATGGATGATTCCATTTGCAGCCCACATTGCGGGTTTCAATAAGGACTCTCTGACATTTAGAGGCCAAGCCTTATTGAGCCTCATAACTGATGTAACTGAAGGCATTGCTGGAATTGCAATCCTTCATCGCTGCCTTTCTAGGTTTCGTCCTCTTCCACCCGATTGGTTTAGGTTTAACCTTAGAGGGAACTGGCATATTGATGTGATTCTGGGGTGCTTCATGTTTCCACTGGTTAATCGGCTTTCACAGTTAAACCTTAACCTACTGCCTCTTTTGCCTTCTACACCTGTCACTCTCTCAAGCGTTGAGCAGTCAATTTTAGCTCGAGATCCTGTGGCGATGGGATTGTATGCTGTAGTAGTGTCAATTTGTGCTCCTGTCTGGGAGGAAATAGTCTTTCGtggttttcttcttccttccttgaCAAAGTACATGCCTGTATGGTGTGCGGTACTGGTGAGCTCGGTCGTCTTTGCTCTAGCACATTTTAATGTACAGAGGATGCTACCGCTTATTTTTCTTGGGGTGGTAATGGGTGTTATTTTTACACGGTCGAGGAATCTCTTACCATCAATGCTCTTGCATAGCCTCTGGAACGGATTTGTGTTCTTGGATTTGATGAAGTAACTTCTTTACGTTGTGCTTGCTTAATATATAGTACAGTGATTGCCCATCCAACATCAATGAAGCACAACTCCAGGCTCATTTCGTGGGGCTGCAATTCTTCCAAGTACCGAGTCTATTCCCCTTAACACGGATGGATGCCTGTTCTGTATCAGCAAAGTCGATCCCAAAATGCTGACAGAAAGCAGTACCGCGCGTCCACCTACTGAATGCAAGAAGTACCAAGTACTGGGCGGACGTGATATTCATTCAATCAAATCTTGTTTGTTGAGAGCATCATTCCACCACTTTGTTCATGTATTTGATGTCATAAAGGGTATAAGGTATAAAAGAGAGAATGTGAACAATAATATTCCAAAATGGATCGTGTATTCCACCTTATGTGAAATTcccttgtaaattttttaatggGCATTTTCTCATTCTACCTTTGTTCTGAtctgttctgttctgttctgttcG includes:
- the LOC121236860 gene encoding uncharacterized protein LOC121236860, which codes for MLSSACSNCLTHRPFLLPSITRIRVSNRPGTFSQSTPNFRSFRSHSDLLKTKLKISCFRHEDFASETPKTEFLEHYLPEETVKTENDKSYASKRDWASNLREAANAMFRVIGSRWTVPWTAETILKVMLLWIAAFWFIGSWMIPFAAHIAGFNKDSLTFRGQALLSLITDVTEGIAGIAILHRCLSRFRPLPPDWFRFNLRGNWHIDVILGCFMFPLVNRLSQLNLNLLPLLPSTPVTLSSVEQSILARDPVAMGLYAVVVSICAPVWEEIVFRGFLLPSLTKYMPVWCAVLVSSVVFALAHFNVQRMLPLIFLGVVMGVIFTRSRNLLPSMLLHSLWNGFVFLDLMK